The genomic region GGAAGGCGGCGACCAGATCGAGTACGAAGAAGAAGACCCCGCCATCCACCGGGACTACGAGGCGGCCCTGGCCAAAGCGGGCGCGACCTGCAGAATGGGCGGCAAGCACCCCTTCTGCACGGCCAAGGCGGAGGCGGCGTAGCGCTAATCGAAGGCGTACAGGCCCGCGGCACAGACAGGCTCATTTCGACGTTTCGGGAATGCCGAAACGTGGAAGTGGATGATTCTTCTTCCCCCAATCTAAGCGTTCTTCGCCGCCAACTTTCCACGCCTTCTAGACGGTCTCCGTTCTTTTATCTTTTGTTCCAGCCACAGATTAATTAGAGCGTTACCGGAAATCTTGTGTGCGCGGGCTACCGACTGTATTTTTTGGAGAGATCTTTCTTGACGGCATAATAAGTCGCCTCGGGCTCGAGTACGACGTCGAATTTGACCCGCCTCGTCTTATCCCAAACACCGCTCAAGTCATGCTGATCCCAATACTTTCCGATTTCGGCATACGAGCGTGCTTTGGAAATCGAACTCTTATTTTTTTTCATATCTTCTGCCCACCCTCGTCCGTCCAGGTTGAACTACGACAAAGTCGCCGATCAGCCGCTCTCCTCTTTGCCTCACCAAGTCCACTACGGTTTGCGGAAGGCTGCGTCGAGCCCGCGCCGGAAAACGAAGAAACATTACGCCGCCACTGGGCCGCTTGTTGGCGTAGACCAGTTGCCCGAAGTCCTTATCTTCGTGATTAAGATGCGGTCTTCACGCCAACGTGTCGGCGGCGTAGCCTATGGCCGCTTGGATGTCTTCCCGCGAAAGCCGGGGGTAGGCGTCGAGCAGGTCATTTTCAGTCGCCCCTTCGCTCAGCTTTCTGAGAATCAATTCGATGGGAATACGGGTACCGCGAATGACAGGTTTCCCCAGCATCACCTTGGGGTTGATTTCTATACGGTCGGTAACGGTCATGGGGAATCTCCGATCTGCGAGATCATTGTGACGTTGCGAGAACCATCGCGTCAAGCCGCAGGTGGTACTTTCGTGTTTTCGCAATTGCGAAAACGTGAAAACATCACGAGTGGTTCATTTCGACGTTTCGGGAATTGCCGAAACGTGGAAGTGTCTGATTTTTCTTTTTCTTGCTGAAAGCTGATCGCTGACTGCTGACCGCTGATAGTTTTTTCCCATCGATTATCCTGCTAATTTCTTGATCGAAGGGCGCGACTTCATGCGCTCGCACCATGCGCCGAGACGCGGCAGCGCCGCCGCCGGCAGGACGCCGTAGTCCACCATGCGGCCGAAGCGCGGCCACAGCGCGACGTCGGTGAGACTGAACTCGCCCAGGAAATAGGGCTGGTCGCCGAGCGCGTCCTCCAGATAGCGCAGCAGCTCTCGGAGCGCGCCGCGCTTCTCTTCCATCAGCGGCGCGTTCCGCTCGGATTCTTTCTTGAAAAAAATCTCGTTCCTGAGCACCCAATAAGGCTCGTGCAGGTGGTTCAGGCCGTAATCGATGAAGACCCGTCCGCGGCCGCGGAGATACGCATCTTTGGGCATCAGCGGCGGGTCGGGGTAGCGTTCGTCGAGATACTCGTTGATGATGCAGGATTCGAAGAGTACTTTGCCGCCGTCGTCTATGACGGGAACCTTACCGTACGGATTCAGCTGCAAGAATTCCGGTCGCTTTTGGTCCCGCCGCGCGAGATCGAGGGTCACGCGCTCGTACGCGAGACTTTTCTCGTGGAGAGCGATCTTCACCCTGTCGCTGTTCGACGACGGCACGGCGTCGTACAACTTAATAGCCATGCTGTTCCTCCATCTAGCGTCCAACCTACTCTGAAAGCCTGAACTCCGGCAACAACTTGGTCGCTTCGGCCGCTTCGATCGGCTCGATTTTGAATGGGCCCTTGCCGTCGCTGAGGCTCGCCGCCACAACTCCTCCAGCAAGCCCGAAAAGCAGCGGCAGCGCCATATATTTATGGTGTTCTTCGCGCCGCGATACGCGAAGGTAGTAGGTTCGCTGGGCTTCGAGGTTCATTTTGAGAGCGAATCGCCCGCTGTCGCTCCAAATGTCGGCGGCGACCTCCCGTTCTCCCGGAACGGCATCGACAACGAGAAACCCTCTGTTCTTCAACCCGCCGACGCGGACGCCGTCGATCTCCAGCCGCGCGGGCGGACCGCCGACGGGGCTTTCCTCCAGGCGAAAAAAGATGAGGCGCGCCTTGTCCGCCGGCACGGGTTCGGTGGCAAAGCGGCTTTCGTCAAATCTCGCCCCGCTCGCCGAGCAGCCGGCGAGGAGGAAAAGAACGATGATCGCCGTGAAACGTTTCAAGCTTGCCTCCTCACTTTCGTCTTTTCGCAATTGCGAAAACGTGAAAACATCACGGAACGGATCATTTCGACGTTTCGGGAATTGCCGAAACGTGGAAGCGTCGCATGATTTTCATTCGAGAGTGTCGGGATATCCCGTGAACCGGATACACTCCTCCACTTCCTGAAGCCAATTCAAACGGCTACACCCGGGAGCCTTGTCGTAGCCTTCGCCGGGCTGGCGACTCTTATGATTTACCGCCAGCGAGTTTATCGGCGGCCAACCATTGTCGTGACACCACTCTGCAATTTCGCGTAAGAAAGGACCGACGTTGCGCTGCAGATAGCGTAAACCGGCTCTATCACAGAGCAGGCCGTAAGGAATGAGGGCGGAATCAGTCGAAACTTGCCCTGGCGGGCGAACTATTTCGCGATGATGATTGAGAAGTGCTTTTGCAAGGGCACGAGCTTCAGGCGACATGATCCAGTGTCAGTGATTTGTCTGTTT from Candidatus Binatia bacterium harbors:
- a CDS encoding glutathione S-transferase family protein; its protein translation is MAIKLYDAVPSSNSDRVKIALHEKSLAYERVTLDLARRDQKRPEFLQLNPYGKVPVIDDGGKVLFESCIINEYLDERYPDPPLMPKDAYLRGRGRVFIDYGLNHLHEPYWVLRNEIFFKKESERNAPLMEEKRGALRELLRYLEDALGDQPYFLGEFSLTDVALWPRFGRMVDYGVLPAAALPRLGAWCERMKSRPSIKKLAG
- a CDS encoding DUF433 domain-containing protein; amino-acid sequence: MTVTDRIEINPKVMLGKPVIRGTRIPIELILRKLSEGATENDLLDAYPRLSREDIQAAIGYAADTLA